In Halorhabdus rudnickae, the following proteins share a genomic window:
- a CDS encoding H/ACA ribonucleoprotein complex subunit GAR1 has protein sequence MHRAGEVRGIAQGVAVLRCEGETHPDIGTEVIDESLETVGRVVDVFGPVGRPYLAVTPTDDVHVPTLVGETLYAR, from the coding sequence ATGCACCGGGCCGGGGAAGTCCGGGGGATCGCTCAGGGCGTCGCTGTCCTCCGCTGTGAGGGTGAGACCCACCCTGACATCGGGACCGAGGTCATCGACGAATCTTTAGAGACGGTCGGCCGTGTCGTGGATGTCTTTGGCCCAGTCGGTCGGCCATACCTTGCGGTCACGCCCACCGACGACGTCCACGTGCCCACGCTCGTCGGCGAAACGCTGTACGCGCGGTGA
- a CDS encoding DUF3054 domain-containing protein — MGTVVETLRSRVDPSAETVVLAVGDLLAIAAFVVIGSVGAHGESLADVAGLVETAVPFVVGWILAAFLGSLYTVDARRSALRAISLTIPAWITAALIGQVLRDLLPTPGSFSLVFLAVSIGAGLVLLLPWRGLTAYWLSGRTLH; from the coding sequence ATGGGAACTGTCGTCGAGACGCTCCGGAGCCGCGTCGATCCCTCCGCCGAGACGGTGGTCCTGGCCGTCGGGGACCTCCTGGCGATCGCCGCCTTCGTCGTGATCGGTTCGGTAGGGGCTCACGGCGAGTCACTCGCCGACGTCGCGGGACTGGTCGAGACCGCCGTTCCGTTCGTCGTTGGCTGGATACTGGCTGCATTCCTGGGGAGCCTCTATACGGTTGATGCCCGGCGATCAGCGCTTCGGGCGATCTCTTTGACGATCCCGGCCTGGATCACGGCGGCACTCATCGGCCAGGTACTGCGCGATCTCCTCCCGACGCCGGGTTCGTTCTCGCTCGTCTTCCTGGCCGTCTCTATCGGCGCAGGCTTAGTTCTGCTGCTCCCCTGGCGCGGTCTGACAGCCTACTGGCTCAGCGGTCGAACTCTCCACTGA
- a CDS encoding GNAT family N-acetyltransferase, with product MTSNFEKIHPRVEIHPYELGESLPKFDCGKDWFNDFINTDEVENYQRARLGKTRLVYFDGEFAAFFCVSPNSLRDDDYNEEEMDGASELYEGPFDMPARLLGHLAVDERFKDEGLGEYLVKHILADTQTSDTPFRLVILHSHKDVIEFYQKYGFVKAFPHGGGNQNTTLMFYDLGRLTD from the coding sequence GTGACTTCCAACTTCGAGAAAATTCACCCACGGGTGGAGATCCATCCATACGAGTTGGGTGAATCCCTCCCGAAATTTGACTGTGGCAAGGACTGGTTTAACGACTTTATCAACACAGATGAAGTCGAGAATTATCAGCGAGCTCGACTCGGGAAAACCAGGTTGGTGTACTTCGACGGTGAGTTTGCCGCGTTCTTCTGCGTATCACCGAACTCGTTACGAGACGACGACTACAACGAAGAAGAAATGGATGGCGCAAGCGAGTTGTACGAGGGGCCATTCGATATGCCCGCCAGACTTCTCGGCCATCTCGCTGTTGATGAGCGATTCAAAGACGAAGGACTCGGTGAGTACCTCGTAAAACACATTCTCGCGGACACACAAACCTCAGACACGCCATTCAGACTGGTTATTCTCCACTCCCACAAGGATGTGATCGAATTCTATCAAAAATATGGGTTCGTCAAAGCGTTCCCCCACGGTGGAGGGAACCAGAATACCACGCTCATGTTCTACGATCTCGGCCGCCTGACTGACTGA
- a CDS encoding cob(I)yrinic acid a,c-diamide adenosyltransferase, protein MTMTRNTTDDSEESTTSTGSDSPAAGAVPDTEPIEPAAPESFGLVQAWWGDGKGKTTASLGMGLRGAGHGYRVHVLQFMKGGTPSVEGVRGEFNAIAHVPGYTIENTGHVGWHGFLDGTEDDEHAARARAALDRAREIVDATAEGDPTTPFDLDGDPGDGVHMLILDEVLYAANRSLIDPADVLDLIAEKPEGLELVLTGGHEYPAYLEDRADLLSHVEKQAHPLEAGHPARKGTEY, encoded by the coding sequence ATCACGATGACACGAAACACCACTGACGACAGCGAGGAATCGACGACAAGCACGGGCAGTGACTCCCCGGCGGCCGGTGCCGTTCCGGATACCGAACCGATCGAACCTGCCGCCCCGGAGTCGTTCGGGCTCGTCCAGGCGTGGTGGGGGGACGGAAAGGGAAAGACGACGGCCAGCCTCGGCATGGGCCTGCGTGGGGCCGGCCACGGCTATCGCGTTCACGTCCTCCAGTTCATGAAGGGCGGCACGCCGTCAGTCGAGGGCGTCCGTGGGGAGTTCAACGCCATCGCTCACGTCCCCGGCTACACTATCGAGAATACCGGCCACGTGGGCTGGCACGGCTTCCTGGACGGTACTGAGGATGACGAACACGCCGCGCGGGCGCGGGCGGCCCTCGACCGTGCCCGGGAGATCGTCGACGCTACCGCCGAGGGCGATCCGACGACACCTTTCGATCTCGACGGCGATCCCGGCGACGGCGTTCACATGTTGATCCTCGATGAGGTGCTGTACGCGGCCAATCGGAGCCTGATCGACCCTGCGGACGTGCTCGATCTAATCGCGGAGAAACCCGAGGGCCTGGAACTGGTCCTGACCGGCGGCCACGAGTATCCGGCATACCTCGAAGACCGGGCCGACCTGCTCAGCCATGTCGAGAAACAGGCCCATCCGCTGGAGGCGGGACACCCAGCGCGGAAGGGGACCGAGTACTAA
- a CDS encoding cobyric acid synthase, with the protein MAETVLVAGTASHVGKSTIVAGLCRRLADRGVSVAPFKAQNMSNNARVGFKPGALGDDVETSAGGSTDNEPTDGDPDAYGEIGISQYVQARAAGVVPTTDHNPVLLKPRGDGESQLIIDGEAVGHFAAGTYYADHWERARRAAREAHERLAARHDVIVAEGAGSIAEINLQDHDLANVETARFADASILLVGDIERGGVFASLYGTLELLPGDLRERVFGLVVNKFRGDRSLLESGVEAIEERTGVPVVAVLPHDDPGLPEEDSLSLPEEGERGTWGEGDGVPPEGCVTIGVPRLPHLSNVADLAPLAREPGVRVTFLPLDSATTGVNALVLPGTKNTVDDLLAVLDTRLGPEIQDFAGPIVGVCGGYQMLGETLRNVGVESTTETGTITGLGLLPVETRFSTDKRVTAATYEVSGIGPLSETSGTVTGYEIHMGETTVPDDASRPIGPESAASGQVLGTYLHGCFENRAFRQAFLETVFADADIERPDRATDRREPLDRAAGLVELIDLDTVVPAFGAIDARDQ; encoded by the coding sequence ATGGCCGAGACAGTGCTCGTCGCCGGGACCGCCAGCCACGTCGGCAAGAGTACGATCGTCGCGGGACTCTGTCGCCGTCTGGCCGATCGTGGCGTTTCGGTCGCGCCGTTCAAGGCCCAGAACATGTCCAACAACGCCCGCGTGGGATTTAAACCGGGAGCGCTCGGGGACGACGTCGAGACGAGTGCCGGAGGATCAACAGACAACGAGCCGACCGACGGCGATCCGGACGCCTACGGCGAGATCGGGATCTCACAGTACGTCCAGGCCCGCGCTGCGGGCGTCGTGCCGACGACCGACCACAACCCCGTCCTGCTCAAACCTCGGGGTGACGGCGAGAGTCAGCTGATCATCGACGGCGAGGCGGTCGGACACTTCGCCGCAGGGACGTACTACGCGGACCACTGGGAACGCGCCCGCCGGGCCGCTCGCGAGGCCCACGAACGACTCGCCGCCCGCCACGACGTGATCGTCGCAGAGGGCGCGGGCTCGATCGCCGAGATCAACCTCCAGGACCACGATCTGGCCAACGTCGAGACAGCCCGGTTTGCCGACGCCTCGATCCTACTCGTCGGCGACATCGAACGCGGCGGTGTCTTCGCCAGCCTCTATGGCACACTGGAGCTGCTCCCCGGCGATCTCCGTGAGCGCGTTTTCGGACTGGTGGTCAACAAGTTCCGCGGCGACCGATCGCTGCTCGAATCCGGTGTCGAGGCGATCGAGGAACGGACAGGCGTCCCGGTCGTCGCCGTCCTGCCTCACGACGATCCGGGACTCCCCGAAGAGGACAGCCTCTCGTTGCCCGAGGAAGGTGAACGCGGAACCTGGGGCGAGGGCGACGGTGTGCCACCCGAGGGCTGTGTGACGATCGGCGTCCCGCGACTACCACATCTCTCGAACGTGGCCGATCTGGCCCCGCTGGCCCGCGAACCCGGCGTCCGCGTCACGTTCCTGCCCCTCGATAGCGCAACGACCGGCGTCAATGCGCTGGTGCTCCCGGGGACGAAGAACACTGTTGATGACTTGCTCGCGGTACTGGACACCCGTCTGGGTCCAGAGATCCAGGACTTCGCGGGACCGATCGTCGGGGTCTGTGGCGGGTATCAAATGCTCGGTGAGACGCTCCGGAACGTCGGCGTTGAGAGCACGACGGAGACGGGCACGATTACCGGACTCGGTCTGTTGCCCGTCGAGACGCGATTCTCGACGGACAAACGCGTGACTGCGGCGACATACGAGGTCAGCGGCATCGGGCCGCTCTCAGAAACCAGCGGCACAGTCACGGGCTATGAGATCCACATGGGGGAGACGACGGTACCGGATGACGCCTCGCGGCCGATCGGCCCGGAGAGTGCCGCGAGCGGACAGGTCCTCGGGACGTATCTCCACGGGTGTTTCGAGAACAGAGCGTTTCGCCAAGCGTTTCTGGAGACAGTCTTTGCAGACGCCGATATCGAACGCCCGGATCGCGCGACTGATCGCCGGGAGCCTCTCGATCGTGCCGCTGGACTGGTCGAACTGATCGATCTCGACACGGTTGTTCCGGCGTTCGGGGCAATCGATGCCCGCGACCAGTAA
- a CDS encoding cobyrinic acid a,c-diamide synthase has product MNGLVIGGTSSGVGKTVATLAVMRAFQREGLAVQPAKAGPDFIDPSHHETVVDRPSRTLDTWLEGENGLARNYHRGEGDVCVVEGVMGLYDGRRCSTADVAATLDLPVVLVVDASAGAESVAATALGFRAYADRMDLDVHVAGVIAQQAHGGSHERSIREALPPELDYCGRIPPDSALEIPDRYLGLHLGEEAAIAETALDRAAAHLQTERLRAVADEPAPDPGSREPVAGGDQPRVAVARDRAFRFVYPAVRERLAARGDLVTFSPVAGDDLPEADAVYLPGGYPERFAEELARSPTLSALAERAADGCPVYGECGGFMALAESLTTTDGESYDMAGVLPATVEMCDRYQALGHVELTADRRTPTADSGDALRGHEFHYSTASLDSDATLAFDVDGKGIADGRDGLVEYDTLGTYAHVHAASGAFDTLLERSR; this is encoded by the coding sequence GTGAACGGGCTTGTCATCGGTGGGACGTCTTCCGGCGTCGGCAAGACGGTCGCTACTCTGGCGGTCATGCGGGCGTTCCAGCGCGAAGGACTGGCCGTCCAGCCGGCTAAAGCGGGACCGGACTTCATCGACCCGAGCCACCACGAAACCGTGGTCGATCGGCCGTCGCGGACGCTCGACACCTGGCTCGAAGGCGAAAACGGACTGGCCCGGAACTACCACCGCGGCGAGGGCGACGTCTGCGTCGTGGAGGGTGTGATGGGACTGTACGACGGACGGCGCTGCAGTACCGCCGACGTAGCCGCGACTTTGGATCTCCCGGTCGTTCTCGTCGTGGACGCCAGCGCCGGCGCCGAGAGCGTCGCGGCGACGGCGCTCGGCTTTCGGGCCTACGCCGACCGCATGGACCTGGACGTTCACGTCGCAGGCGTGATCGCTCAACAGGCCCACGGCGGCAGCCACGAGCGATCGATCCGCGAGGCACTCCCACCCGAACTCGACTATTGCGGCCGGATCCCGCCAGATTCCGCCCTCGAAATCCCCGATCGATACCTTGGACTACACCTCGGTGAAGAGGCGGCGATCGCTGAGACGGCACTCGATCGGGCGGCGGCCCACCTCCAGACCGAACGACTTCGAGCCGTCGCCGACGAACCGGCGCCGGATCCCGGGTCGCGTGAACCCGTCGCCGGGGGCGATCAACCTCGCGTCGCTGTGGCACGCGATCGGGCGTTCCGGTTCGTCTATCCGGCGGTCCGGGAACGACTGGCCGCCCGCGGCGATCTCGTGACGTTCTCGCCGGTCGCTGGCGACGATCTCCCCGAAGCCGATGCCGTGTATCTGCCCGGTGGCTATCCCGAACGCTTCGCCGAGGAATTAGCCCGGAGTCCGACGCTTTCCGCGCTCGCCGAGAGGGCGGCCGACGGCTGTCCGGTCTACGGTGAGTGTGGTGGGTTCATGGCGCTGGCGGAGTCGCTGACGACGACCGACGGCGAGAGCTATGACATGGCGGGGGTCCTTCCGGCGACCGTCGAGATGTGCGACCGCTATCAGGCGCTTGGCCACGTCGAGTTGACGGCCGATCGACGGACGCCGACCGCTGATTCCGGCGACGCTTTGCGGGGCCACGAGTTCCACTACTCGACGGCTAGCCTCGACAGCGACGCGACTCTGGCGTTCGACGTGGACGGCAAGGGGATCGCGGACGGACGTGACGGGCTCGTCGAGTACGACACGCTGGGAACCTACGCGCACGTCCACGCTGCGAGTGGCGCCTTCGACACGCTTCTGGAGCGATCACGATGA
- the srp19 gene encoding signal recognition particle subunit SRP19, with protein sequence MVENVIWPAALDAELTRSEGRRVSEDLAVEGPTVDEIAQAVQQVGYDAVIEREKTYPREYEPRGRVLVKDAEDATKSDLLGAVAAYVAALRE encoded by the coding sequence ATGGTCGAGAACGTCATCTGGCCGGCCGCGCTGGACGCCGAACTCACCCGTAGTGAGGGCCGGCGCGTCTCGGAGGACTTGGCAGTAGAGGGGCCGACGGTCGACGAGATCGCACAGGCGGTCCAACAGGTGGGATACGACGCGGTGATCGAACGCGAGAAGACCTACCCGCGCGAGTACGAACCTCGCGGACGAGTGCTGGTGAAGGATGCCGAGGATGCGACTAAAAGCGATCTCCTGGGAGCCGTGGCGGCTTACGTCGCCGCGCTTCGTGAGTGA
- a CDS encoding GNAT family N-acetyltransferase — protein sequence MEYTLLGWPEDGPTLDLDHERFAYAGKFVISSTGKAVARDGDETVAAAAFDPDRTDGDCLRIRYVTVRLDRRGKGIGSSLLRFVVERARERGYDEVKAGVNNPIAYEAFYRAGLAYTGERTGLAELVLSTAADRDAERYRAGLDVYGERDLDKRERAFLRARTGGSPPAVVTSPLREGGDDPVAGDSNRGGV from the coding sequence GTGGAGTACACGTTGCTTGGCTGGCCCGAAGACGGGCCGACGCTCGATCTCGATCACGAACGGTTCGCCTACGCGGGGAAGTTCGTCATCTCGAGTACGGGCAAAGCGGTCGCCCGGGACGGTGACGAGACTGTCGCCGCCGCCGCGTTCGACCCGGATCGGACTGATGGCGACTGTCTCCGGATCCGGTACGTGACCGTCCGACTGGATCGTCGGGGCAAGGGGATCGGATCGTCTCTCCTCCGGTTCGTCGTCGAGCGCGCTCGCGAGCGAGGATACGACGAGGTGAAAGCCGGCGTCAACAACCCGATCGCCTACGAGGCGTTCTACCGCGCCGGCCTGGCGTACACTGGCGAACGGACGGGACTGGCCGAACTCGTGCTCTCGACGGCGGCCGATCGTGACGCCGAACGCTATCGGGCAGGTCTCGACGTCTATGGCGAGCGTGACCTGGACAAGCGAGAACGAGCGTTCCTCCGGGCGCGGACGGGTGGCTCGCCGCCCGCGGTGGTCACATCACCACTCCGAGAGGGCGGCGATGACCCGGTGGCGGGGGATTCAAACCGTGGCGGGGTCTAA
- a CDS encoding adenosylcobinamide amidohydrolase, whose product MSERFETARSGDVLRIARPDTRWLSTGWDGGFCRADAAYNCTVPEGWDPTDIRADVEQRLDRAGFGAAAGPVLLTGVDQRHARGARAGPVTAVATVGLSNPTTLPLESDGQRVEGRTGDADEPPRPGTVNLFVGTTRALTDAGMANLVAVVAQARTATLLELAGFTGTTSDAVVVAYDPDGETAQYTGSATPVGRATRACVREAITASYRSRYGDREPPTSVADAEHGDATTERAEVFEP is encoded by the coding sequence ATGTCTGAGCGCTTCGAGACGGCGCGATCCGGGGACGTTCTTCGGATCGCCCGCCCGGACACCCGGTGGCTCTCGACCGGCTGGGACGGCGGGTTCTGTCGGGCGGACGCAGCCTACAACTGTACGGTCCCGGAGGGCTGGGACCCGACGGACATCCGGGCGGATGTCGAACAGCGTCTCGACCGGGCGGGGTTCGGCGCGGCGGCGGGGCCGGTCCTGCTGACCGGCGTTGACCAACGCCACGCCAGGGGTGCGCGGGCCGGCCCCGTGACCGCCGTCGCCACCGTCGGACTCTCGAACCCGACGACGCTGCCGCTCGAATCCGATGGTCAGCGAGTCGAGGGGCGGACAGGCGACGCGGACGAACCGCCGCGGCCCGGCACGGTCAACCTGTTCGTCGGGACGACGCGCGCGCTGACCGACGCCGGGATGGCCAATCTCGTCGCGGTCGTCGCCCAAGCCCGGACGGCGACGCTTCTCGAACTCGCTGGCTTCACCGGCACGACGAGCGACGCCGTCGTCGTCGCCTACGATCCCGACGGGGAGACCGCCCAGTACACCGGCAGCGCCACGCCGGTCGGTCGCGCGACGAGAGCGTGCGTCCGGGAGGCGATCACGGCAAGCTACCGATCGCGGTACGGCGACCGGGAACCACCCACAAGCGTCGCCGACGCCGAACACGGGGACGCCACGACCGAGCGAGCGGAGGTGTTCGAGCCGTGA
- a CDS encoding presenilin family intramembrane aspartyl protease PSH has protein sequence MDRNPGLWLAVSVIVAIFLAVQLGALALVEPLKGAGLQPVENPQDPTNSLLYIAAILVMTGVMLAAFRYNGEWAIRGLIVLTGVYIAWIVFSMLLPPVVTLPVDGGVHGLAVAGAIALGIALLVYPEWYVIDATGAIMGAGAAGMFGITFGVLPALVLLTVLAVYDAISVYGTEHMLSLASGVMDLNVPVVLVAPTTLKYSFIEDDGPMDDGVSDEDDPTAGEEATGGDEPGDSDEDGEPMEDRDALFIGLGDAVVPTVLVASAAFFAPASVPTIGVGGFTTALPAVTAMIGSFVGLGILLRMVLKGRAHAGLPLLNGGVIAGYLVGALASGLSIVQALGLAPYL, from the coding sequence ATGGATCGGAATCCGGGGCTGTGGCTGGCCGTCTCCGTTATCGTCGCGATCTTTCTGGCTGTCCAACTTGGCGCCCTCGCACTGGTCGAACCGTTGAAAGGGGCTGGTCTCCAGCCGGTCGAGAATCCACAGGATCCGACCAACAGTCTGCTGTACATCGCCGCCATTCTCGTGATGACCGGGGTGATGCTCGCGGCGTTTCGGTACAACGGCGAGTGGGCGATCCGGGGACTGATCGTCCTCACTGGCGTTTATATCGCCTGGATCGTCTTCTCGATGCTTCTCCCGCCGGTGGTGACACTGCCGGTCGACGGCGGCGTCCACGGCCTCGCAGTGGCTGGCGCGATCGCACTCGGGATCGCGCTGCTCGTCTATCCGGAATGGTACGTCATCGACGCGACTGGGGCGATCATGGGTGCGGGCGCAGCCGGGATGTTCGGCATCACGTTCGGCGTGTTGCCGGCCCTGGTCCTGTTGACCGTTCTGGCAGTCTACGACGCGATCAGTGTCTACGGCACCGAGCACATGCTCTCGCTGGCCTCCGGCGTAATGGACCTCAACGTCCCTGTCGTGCTCGTCGCGCCGACGACTCTCAAGTACTCGTTTATCGAGGACGACGGACCGATGGACGATGGGGTGTCCGACGAGGACGACCCGACGGCCGGGGAGGAGGCTACCGGAGGCGACGAACCCGGTGACAGCGACGAAGACGGGGAACCGATGGAGGACCGCGACGCGCTGTTTATCGGTCTCGGGGACGCAGTCGTCCCCACGGTACTGGTCGCGTCGGCGGCCTTCTTCGCGCCGGCCTCGGTCCCGACGATCGGCGTCGGTGGGTTCACGACCGCGCTCCCGGCAGTCACGGCGATGATCGGGTCCTTCGTCGGGCTGGGAATCCTCCTGCGGATGGTCCTGAAGGGGCGAGCTCACGCCGGCCTCCCGCTGTTGAACGGGGGCGTGATTGCAGGCTACCTCGTCGGCGCCCTCGCGAGTGGTTTGTCGATCGTCCAGGCGCTCGGCCTCGCGCCGTATCTCTGA
- a CDS encoding DUF7331 family protein encodes MSAKPTDDMADRQREQPEDRYAQLQLDDEFVIYDRENHTAWVQSSVAVSLEDYR; translated from the coding sequence ATGAGTGCAAAGCCCACGGACGATATGGCCGACCGGCAGCGCGAACAGCCGGAGGACCGCTACGCACAGTTGCAGCTCGACGACGAGTTCGTCATCTACGACCGGGAGAACCACACAGCGTGGGTACAGTCGTCCGTGGCAGTCTCACTCGAAGACTATCGGTGA
- a CDS encoding universal stress protein gives MGTIFVAYGQPGHRKPVLEFAAERASASDDELLVYHVQESKDETAKQLREEIEQVIEETDPTVAYTVEVNTRAGISDQTNVSKQKRLTDRLLELENDFEYVVMGDVERGTVAELAHSSMTKAVLETHALPVLLVPV, from the coding sequence ATGGGTACGATTTTCGTCGCGTACGGACAGCCCGGCCATCGGAAGCCCGTCTTGGAATTTGCCGCCGAGCGGGCATCGGCGAGTGACGACGAATTGCTCGTCTATCACGTCCAAGAATCAAAAGACGAGACGGCAAAACAGCTCCGTGAGGAGATCGAGCAGGTGATCGAGGAGACGGATCCGACGGTGGCCTACACCGTAGAGGTAAATACGCGGGCCGGAATTTCGGATCAAACGAACGTCTCGAAACAAAAGCGGCTCACGGATCGGCTACTGGAACTTGAAAACGACTTCGAGTACGTCGTCATGGGCGACGTCGAACGGGGCACTGTAGCAGAACTCGCCCACTCGAGTATGACCAAGGCCGTCCTCGAAACCCACGCCCTTCCTGTTCTCCTGGTTCCTGTGTGA
- the fen gene encoding flap endonuclease-1 codes for MGNADLRDIAAIESIAFDDLAGSIVAVDAHNWLYRYLTTTVKWTNDEVYTTSDGQEVANLVGVVQGLPKFFEHEVTPVFVFDGAVTDLKDDEVKRRREQREQYEDDLEAAREEGDAVRVARLESRTQHLTDVILETTRELLELLDVPVVDAPAEGEGQAAHMARSGDVDYVGTEDYDALLFGAPRTLRQLTSKGDPELMDFQATLDAHDLSWEQLVDVALLCGTDFNEGVHGYGPKTAVKAIREHGDLWGVSEAEDVYVENADRIRELFLDPAVTDDYSFETSLHPDLDAARSFVTDEWEVDASEVERGFERIESSVVQTGLDDWA; via the coding sequence ATGGGAAACGCCGATCTCCGGGATATCGCGGCCATCGAGTCGATCGCTTTCGACGATCTGGCGGGGTCGATCGTGGCCGTCGACGCCCACAACTGGCTGTATCGCTACCTCACGACGACAGTCAAGTGGACGAACGACGAGGTCTACACGACGAGCGACGGCCAGGAAGTCGCCAATCTCGTCGGTGTCGTCCAGGGCCTGCCGAAGTTCTTCGAACACGAGGTCACGCCCGTGTTCGTCTTCGACGGTGCTGTCACGGATCTCAAGGACGACGAGGTAAAGCGCCGCCGTGAGCAGCGCGAGCAATACGAGGACGACCTCGAGGCGGCCCGCGAGGAAGGCGACGCTGTCAGGGTCGCTCGCCTGGAGTCCCGGACCCAGCACCTTACCGATGTAATTCTGGAGACCACGCGGGAACTGCTCGAGTTGCTGGACGTTCCCGTCGTCGACGCGCCGGCGGAGGGCGAAGGCCAGGCGGCCCACATGGCTCGAAGCGGTGACGTGGATTACGTCGGCACCGAGGATTACGACGCCCTCCTCTTTGGCGCCCCTCGCACACTCCGGCAACTCACCAGCAAGGGCGACCCGGAACTGATGGACTTCCAGGCGACGCTGGACGCACACGATCTCTCCTGGGAACAACTCGTCGACGTGGCGCTGCTCTGCGGGACGGACTTCAACGAGGGCGTCCACGGATACGGCCCCAAGACCGCGGTGAAAGCCATCCGCGAGCACGGCGACCTCTGGGGGGTCAGCGAGGCCGAAGACGTCTACGTCGAGAACGCCGATCGCATCCGGGAGCTGTTCCTCGATCCCGCCGTCACCGACGACTACTCTTTCGAGACGTCACTCCACCCCGATCTCGATGCCGCCCGGTCGTTCGTCACCGACGAGTGGGAAGTCGATGCGAGCGAAGTCGAGCGTGGGTTCGAGCGTATCGAATCGTCGGTGGTCCAGACCGGGCTGGACGACTGGGCGTGA
- a CDS encoding ornithine cyclodeaminase family protein, giving the protein MAEVHFIRSEEVSGLATTAEYVDAVREGYRQRGDGAPAKPRTTLEADDPQGMLTGYLAMLPETGVMGGYTYAAGFDERDAHFVLPLFDAESGEPLAVFDGASLNPHKTGAVGAVGVDALARENASKLGLFGSGAQARGQLRAVATVRDLERVAVYSPTHEHRQSFAEEMNDRLDATVTAVETPRQAVTGSDVVITATKSSEPVFDSEWLEPGTHVTAMGQYHPQKREIDARTVARSTYVPDLRARIEQDAGAFMLARDEGAIEDEHVHAELGDVVAGNAPGRADEDEITVFDSGGTAIETVAAAGMLYERAREAELGEQITFAPASEAM; this is encoded by the coding sequence ATGGCCGAGGTACACTTCATTCGGAGCGAAGAGGTTTCGGGGCTAGCAACGACCGCTGAATACGTCGATGCCGTGCGAGAGGGATACCGTCAACGAGGCGACGGTGCGCCTGCAAAGCCACGGACGACACTCGAAGCCGACGATCCACAGGGGATGCTCACGGGGTACCTGGCAATGCTACCCGAAACGGGCGTGATGGGCGGGTACACCTATGCTGCGGGCTTCGACGAGAGAGATGCCCACTTCGTCCTCCCGCTGTTTGATGCCGAATCCGGCGAGCCACTGGCAGTCTTCGACGGCGCGAGTTTAAACCCCCACAAGACCGGCGCAGTCGGTGCCGTCGGCGTCGATGCCCTCGCGCGCGAAAACGCGTCTAAACTTGGACTGTTCGGCAGTGGCGCACAGGCACGGGGCCAACTGCGAGCAGTTGCGACAGTCCGTGATCTGGAGCGCGTTGCGGTCTACTCGCCGACGCACGAGCACCGACAGTCTTTCGCCGAGGAGATGAACGATCGTCTCGACGCGACTGTAACGGCTGTCGAAACGCCCAGACAAGCAGTGACCGGCTCGGACGTGGTTATCACGGCAACGAAATCGAGCGAGCCGGTTTTCGACAGTGAGTGGCTGGAGCCGGGGACCCACGTCACGGCGATGGGACAATACCATCCCCAGAAGCGCGAGATCGATGCCCGGACGGTCGCGCGGTCGACGTACGTCCCAGATTTGCGCGCCCGCATCGAACAGGACGCTGGGGCGTTCATGCTCGCCAGGGACGAGGGTGCAATCGAGGACGAACACGTCCACGCCGAACTCGGCGACGTCGTTGCTGGGAACGCACCGGGCCGGGCCGACGAAGACGAAATAACCGTCTTCGACAGCGGCGGGACGGCCATCGAGACGGTCGCCGCGGCCGGGATGCTCTACGAGCGTGCGCGGGAGGCGGAGCTCGGCGAACAGATTACGTTCGCGCCGGCCAGCGAGGCGATGTAG